One stretch of Chryseobacterium sp. LJ668 DNA includes these proteins:
- a CDS encoding class I SAM-dependent methyltransferase, protein MKDLMGRAIWDYFYNENPEDLQTETSISELDELPVKYLFRDFEEMNKIEQKALKLSHGKVLDIGAGAGSHSLYLQNERNLDVTALDISPKSIEVCQLRGIQKTVAQNMLEFSGETFDTILLLMNGTGIFQSLNVIDIYLQKLHTLLNKSGQILIDSTDILYMFDVDEDGGVLIPANGYYGELDYVVHYKSESEDPIKWLYLDFNTLQNAAENNGFKIEKVMQDEDSFLAKLIKKA, encoded by the coding sequence ATGAAAGACTTAATGGGACGAGCAATCTGGGATTATTTTTACAACGAAAATCCTGAAGATCTGCAGACTGAAACTTCAATTTCCGAACTCGATGAGCTTCCTGTAAAATATCTTTTCAGAGATTTTGAAGAGATGAACAAAATCGAACAAAAAGCTTTAAAATTATCTCACGGAAAAGTTTTGGATATTGGAGCAGGAGCAGGTTCGCATTCGTTGTATCTTCAGAATGAAAGAAATTTAGATGTTACCGCTTTAGATATTTCGCCAAAATCAATTGAAGTTTGTCAGTTGAGAGGAATTCAGAAAACAGTTGCTCAGAATATGCTTGAATTTTCGGGGGAAACTTTCGATACAATTCTTCTTTTAATGAACGGGACCGGAATTTTTCAAAGCCTGAATGTGATTGATATTTATCTTCAAAAATTACACACCTTATTAAACAAAAGCGGACAAATTCTGATCGACAGTACTGATATTTTATATATGTTTGATGTTGATGAAGATGGAGGAGTTTTAATTCCGGCCAATGGATATTATGGCGAACTGGATTATGTAGTTCATTACAAAAGCGAGTCGGAAGATCCGATCAAATGGCTGTATCTTGATTTTAATACCTTACAAAATGCTGCCGAAAATAATGGGTTTAAAATAGAAAAAGTGATGCAGGATGAAGATTCTTTTTTAGCAAAACTGATAAAGAAAGCTTAA